CTGCCACTACCTTTTTCACCTTTTGTCCCTCTTTAAGTCAGTCTGCCCCTCAGCTGTCCTCTGCTGActtcagaaataataaactgGCCAACTGGACAATAGACATTTGGCTTCTACCTTTTAGGCCCTTGACCCCAGACATTGTTCTCTGTAGTGGACAAAGTAGAGAGTGGAGCATGGgagacaggtgattccagaagaCTCGTCCCCCGCTCCATTCCCTTCCATCCTGTCAACACAGTCTGTCTCTGAGTGCTCCAGGTTTTCTCTAAGAAATCATTTGGATCCCTATTCCCATCCTTTGGCCTCATTACCACAGAAAAAGTCTCCCCATTTGCCCAGCGAGCTCCTTGCTGACCTCTGTGTCTTCCTCCCACCCATTCCCTCAAGCTGTCCCTAATATCATCCCCTCCCAGGAGTCTTTATCTTGATTCCTAAATCTTCCTCCTACAGTTCTGCCACAATGCTGCTGCTGCACAGAGCTGTGGTCTCAGCATTCCGACACGCCTGCAGGTAAGCCATCCCATCCTAGGGTTTATCTCCTAGCTCACATCTCCCACTCCCAGTCTCTATGATGTCTTATCTTATGTGCCAGTTGAGATAGTGGcctgaaaggaaagggaaagccAGATCCCACCTGTCTCACCCTTTTCTTGAGAAACTAAGTTCCAACTGAAGGAACTAATGGCCAACGAGGAGAGGTATACCTCAGGCCTTCAATGGCCCTTTCATATGATCAGGAGAGGTGTGCTAAGAAGACCTCACTCTCTTCCAGATTCAAGTCCACCTCCTCAAAGCTCTGCATTCAGGCCTGCTCTACGAATGATTCATTTCAGCCCCAGTGCCCCAGCCTTACCTTTTCTGGTAATAACTCCAGCACCAGGGGATGGAGAGTCATGGGGACCCTGCTAGGCCTTGGTGCAGTATTGGCCTATCATGACCACCGGTGCAAGGTAAGTTGGGAAAGGACTTCACTGTCAGAACAAGGTGGCCCTAGTGAGCTCCCCTAGTGGCAACCTGGGCTGTTGCCACAGAGCCCACAGTGACACTGTCTTCATGCACAGTAGAGATGGAATCTGCTGCCTCCATTTCCCAGTGGCCGTGACTTTGTGGGTTGGGTCAGGGTGAGCTAGAGtgatttcttcttaatttctgttCCCTTTTGCCTCATCCCTGCCCTGCCTGCAGGCTGCTCAGGAGTTACCACGCATATACACAAGGGAGGAAGTAAGatcccacagcagccctgagaCTAGGATCTGGGTGACTCTGGGCTCTGAGGTCTTTGATGTCACAGAATTTGTGGACCTACACCCAGGGGGGCCATCCAAGCTGATGCTGGCAGCTGGGGGTCCCCTAGAGCCCTTCTGGGCCCTCTACGCTGTTCACAACCAGTCCCATGTGCGTGAGATACTGGCTCAGTACAAGATCGGGGAGCTGAGCCCTGAAGACAAGGCGCCCTCCACCTTGAAGACCTCTGACCCTTATGCTGATGATCCTATACGTCACCCAGCCCTGAAGGTCAATAGCCAGCGCCCCTTTAATGCAGAGCCCCCCCCTGAGCTGCTGACGGAAAACTATATCACACCCAACCCTATCTTCTTCACCCGGAACCATCTGCCTGTACCTAACCTGGACCCAGACACCTATCGCCTCCATGTAGAAGGGCCACCTGGAGGTCAGTCACTGTCCCTATCCCTGGATGACTTGTACCAGTTCCCGAAGCATGAGATCACAGTCACCCTGCAGTGTGCTGGCAACCGGCGCTCTGAGATGACTCAGGTCAAAGAAGTAAGAGGTCTGGAGTGGAGTATTGGGGCCATTAGCACTGCACACTGGGCTGGGGCACGGCTCTGTGATGTGTTAGCCCAGGCTGGTCACCAACTCtgtgaaactgaggcccatgtCTGCTTTGAGGGACTGGACTCAGATCCCACAGGGACTGCCTACGGAGCATCCATCCCTCTGGCTCGGGCCATGGACCCTGAAGCTGAAGTCTTGTTGGCATATGAGATGAATGGGCAGCCTCTGCCTCGTGACCATGGCTTCCCTGTGCGTGTGGTGGTTCCTGGTGTGGTGGGTGCCCGCCATGTCAAATGGCTGGGCAAAGTGAGTGTGGCATCAGAGGAAAGTTACAGCCACTGGCAGCGGCGGGATTACAAAGGCTTCTCTCCATCTGTGGACTGGGACACTGTAGATTTTGACTCAGCTCCATCTATTCAAGAACTTCCTGTCCAGTCAGCCATCACAGAGCCCAAGGACGGGGCGACGGTAGAGTCAGGGGAGGTGACTATCAAGGGCTATGCATGGAGTGGTGGTGGAAGGGCTGTGATCAGGGTGGATGTGTCTCTGGATGGGGGCCTAACGTGGCAGGTGGCTAAGCTGGATGGAGAGGAACAGTGCCCACGAAAGGCCTGGGCCTGGCGGCTATGGGAGCTGCAAGCTCCTGTGCCAGCTGGGCAAAAGGAATTGAACATTGTTTGTAAGGCTATAGATGACAGCTACAATGTGCAGCCAGACACCATGGCTCCAATCTGGAACCTGCGAGGCGTGCTCAGCAATGCCTGGCACCGTATCCATGTCCATGTGCGTGCCAACCCATGAGAAGATGAGATGGAACCatctactccccagaaccaccttctcaaccCGTTTCCACTTCTGTCCTTTGGCCTTATTACCACAGAAAAAcctttccctccatctctccactTCTTGGATCACAACCCTGTATTATGCCTTCCTAAGccacacacaggtacacacactgCACATTTCCACCCAGGCACCCGCCCTCCTCTGACACTATGTTACAAACCCCTCCAGGCCAGCCACTCACCCTGTGCCAGGAAGTGAGAGCTGCTGAAGCAAGGGGCTACAAGTGGGAAAAGTGATTCCGGAGACAGCACTATTTTCCAACTCCACTGCATTCTAATGCCTGTCACCACCGAGgccttcttttgcttttcttcttcgaTTCTTCAGAGAAGGTGTGTGGATATATGTAAGAAAATTGTGTATGCAACTTTCAACTGCCTCTCTGGGTTACCAGGGTTTGTGAGGGGCACAGTCCTCTCCCTTTACAGTTCCACTTTTCTAAATACACTAATAAAGTATTTGTTTAAGTCTacaattctgaaaaaagaaaaaaaagatgatttttggGACCTCTTGAGGCTGGGGAGTGAGAATGTTGCAGGAGGGAGGTGCAGTGGTACTGGGACGAGTAATGAGAGAATCCAAAACAAAAGGTccggggaggagagaaaggaagcagatgCAAGGAAGTCAAGAAGTGGGGCTTCCTTCTCTGAGGTCAGCATCTGCAACGCTGCTGAGGTGAATGACCTCAGGCTACCCCTCAAGGGATAAAAAAAATTGGCATCTTAAAGCCCCTCCCCTCACAACTCCTACACCCTTGGCAGGAAAGGCAAAGAATGCTAAGAGGTTAAACAATATTGTTtttggaggggcagggggaaaACTTGGCCCTAGGGACAGATGTGCCAGGGAACGTGTGCCTAGTTTGCAAATTAGATGCAGATGAACGGGCAGTCATTCATTGAGTTACCTTCGGCACGCGACCGCGCCTTTCGGACTTGAAGCTTTCGGTGCTCGGCTACTCTCCCCTAGcgcttttcccttctttccccagCAGTCTCCCGGCTTGCGGGCGCTCGGTGTTCGGCCGCGGCGCCTGTCGCCTGGTAGTAGGACCGGAAGTTGTTCGGGGGAGGGGGGACGGCTGTAATGGGGGGGTTGTGGGGGGGGGCCGGTCCCTCCTCAGGTGAAGCCGCTGATGAAGATGGAGCCACCGCCGCTGAACGCCCGGGCCCCGGCTTCGGCCCGGTTGCCGCCGCCTGAGTGACTCCACTCCCCCCGCACTGGGCCGCCCGGGCCAGAGTGGGGgacccccgccgccccgcccccctcTCCCCCAATACCgtcccctctccctcacccccccaGCCTGCGCGCGCGCGGAGCTGCCTCAGGTGAGTGAGGGGCGGGGCTTGAGCGaagcgcgggggcggggcctcggtcgccaggggcggggcctgaggggCTTGGGCGTGAAGCGAGGGGAGACGTGTGCGGGGGGGCACGCGGGAAGAGGGTCGCCGGGTGGGCTGCGGCCCGAGGGGAGGAAGCTGGCCCGAGGGAGCTTGGCGCAAGGCCCCAGGATTGAGGGGGAGGCAGCAGGGACGTAGGGGTCCTAAAAAGGCGGGAGATGGGTCAAGGCAGAGGACTGAGGACAAGGCAGGGGCTGGCGTGCGCGAAGCTCCCCTACGGAGTACGGCTGGGTTAGGACAGAGGGAcagcaaggagaaaggagaagcagagggtACCTGGGCAAAAAAGCGAGGGACCTGGGGGTTTGGTCGAGGAGGTTGGAGAGAAAGACGTGGGCCTAGGTGGGAAGATCTGAGAGGCAATGAGCAGAGTGGGAGAAACATGTGGTAGAGAAGAAACTTAGGGTGGAGTGAAAAGTGCTATCTGGGGTACTGTGTAGGGTTAGAAGTCTAGGGAATCTGAGAAGCAAGGCTGGGAAGGAACAGATTCACTGCACATGAACCCTAAGAAGGAAAGGTAGCAGAGGAAGCCGTGGGGCAGACATTCGGAGGGAGCGAGGCTTGGGAAGCAGATCTGAACTACAACAGCCCTCCATGTACCTCCTCCTACAGCCCCATCCCCAGTATTTTCCTCCCCCTTGTCTGCTAGACTTGTAGattctcactttttaaattttggggcTTTTgtgtaattgtttttttaattacgACTGGTCCTGTCTGGTGACAGTGGAATGTTTAATGGAACATGGacctttagaactgagatgtttAGGAAATGATGTACCCCATTTTCCCCTTCCAAGGTCCAGAATTTACTAACTCTCCTTCCAGGAAGATCTGATGCATTACCAACCACATGTGTCAAGCTTTGCGTACCTTCTTTTGCCTCAATCTGTTCTCTCATAAGCGAAGCTGTCTACTGTTGTGACTCTTATGGACTCCCACTGACATGTTTGATAGCTCCAGCTGTGCCCTAATCTTCCTGGCCTGAGCCCTCAAAGCATCAGTGGTGAGCTTGACGTGTTCCTGACTCACACACATGTCAGCTTCAGGCCTCCCATCATCATGGCCAAGCAGAAGACAGCTGAAGCCTGGCTGTCTCCCCTTACTGTTACTTGTTCGCTTTGCTTGGGTGAAGGTACATGTTCATATCCTTGAGAAGCATTA
This DNA window, taken from Equus przewalskii isolate Varuska chromosome 5, EquPr2, whole genome shotgun sequence, encodes the following:
- the SUOX gene encoding sulfite oxidase, mitochondrial isoform X1; its protein translation is MGERRGLKGLQKQCSATMLLLHRAVVSAFRHACRFKSTSSKLCIQACSTNDSFQPQCPSLTFSGNNSSTRGWRVMGTLLGLGAVLAYHDHRCKAAQELPRIYTREEVRSHSSPETRIWVTLGSEVFDVTEFVDLHPGGPSKLMLAAGGPLEPFWALYAVHNQSHVREILAQYKIGELSPEDKAPSTLKTSDPYADDPIRHPALKVNSQRPFNAEPPPELLTENYITPNPIFFTRNHLPVPNLDPDTYRLHVEGPPGGQSLSLSLDDLYQFPKHEITVTLQCAGNRRSEMTQVKEVRGLEWSIGAISTAHWAGARLCDVLAQAGHQLCETEAHVCFEGLDSDPTGTAYGASIPLARAMDPEAEVLLAYEMNGQPLPRDHGFPVRVVVPGVVGARHVKWLGKVSVASEESYSHWQRRDYKGFSPSVDWDTVDFDSAPSIQELPVQSAITEPKDGATVESGEVTIKGYAWSGGGRAVIRVDVSLDGGLTWQVAKLDGEEQCPRKAWAWRLWELQAPVPAGQKELNIVCKAIDDSYNVQPDTMAPIWNLRGVLSNAWHRIHVHVRANP
- the SUOX gene encoding sulfite oxidase, mitochondrial isoform X2, with the translated sequence MLLLHRAVVSAFRHACRFKSTSSKLCIQACSTNDSFQPQCPSLTFSGNNSSTRGWRVMGTLLGLGAVLAYHDHRCKAAQELPRIYTREEVRSHSSPETRIWVTLGSEVFDVTEFVDLHPGGPSKLMLAAGGPLEPFWALYAVHNQSHVREILAQYKIGELSPEDKAPSTLKTSDPYADDPIRHPALKVNSQRPFNAEPPPELLTENYITPNPIFFTRNHLPVPNLDPDTYRLHVEGPPGGQSLSLSLDDLYQFPKHEITVTLQCAGNRRSEMTQVKEVRGLEWSIGAISTAHWAGARLCDVLAQAGHQLCETEAHVCFEGLDSDPTGTAYGASIPLARAMDPEAEVLLAYEMNGQPLPRDHGFPVRVVVPGVVGARHVKWLGKVSVASEESYSHWQRRDYKGFSPSVDWDTVDFDSAPSIQELPVQSAITEPKDGATVESGEVTIKGYAWSGGGRAVIRVDVSLDGGLTWQVAKLDGEEQCPRKAWAWRLWELQAPVPAGQKELNIVCKAIDDSYNVQPDTMAPIWNLRGVLSNAWHRIHVHVRANP